Genomic segment of Apium graveolens cultivar Ventura chromosome 7, ASM990537v1, whole genome shotgun sequence:
TTTCTTTCCACGGGTAGTCGGGGGTAATGCGGGGGTGTGATGAGTGCTGCCCAGATTTTAGCTTGTTTATCTAGTTGAAAATAAAGTCAAGGACATGTTTTATTCCATATTATTTTAGATCTTGTTAGAGAACTTTATTTTGGATCTTTCGAACTTTTGTTAGCTTAATAAATTATGTTTAGCTTGTTTTTACTTCCATTAATAAATAAAGCTTGGCTTTTGTAGCCTCTACTTGTTTAAGTGGGGTGTTACAacgttggtatcagagcttaggttatAGTTTCTGTAGACTATCCTTTAGGATTTGACCTGTGAGTTTTGGGTTGACTTCATATGGGTAGATTTATGATTTTGTGATATATGTGTTTGTGCACTCATAAAATTTTGTGCAGGATGGCAAGAGGTAGCAGTAGTCGAAATATTGGGGGGAATGATAATCAGTAGATTGTTATggataggagtacttttatggagATGTTGCGGGAAGTTCAACGTGAGAAGAATCCCACTGCTAACGGGCAAGATCGAGATGGTCAAACTATGTTTGATCGGTTTATGAAGCAAAGACCCAATTGTTTTAAGGAGGCCAAGACTCCCATGGATGCTGAAGCTTGGATATATCACATGGAGAAAAATTTCATTGTCTTGGAGTATTCAGAGGTGAAAAAGTCTCAATTTTCTACATATCATCTTGAGGGGGATGCTAATACTTGGTGGAAGTCTATGGTAGCCTCGCATGCACCTGGCTATGAAAATACTCTTAGTTGGCATATATTCAAAACTTAGTTTGGCCAGAGGTACTTTCCAGCCAGCATACGTGAGGAATATATAAGGGAGTATCAGAgtattattctgagagatgatgAGTCGGTGGCAGACTTTCAAGTCAGATTTCAGAGGTTAGCTGGTTATGCGAGATATGTGGCTGGGTCAGAAGTGGATAAAATCGTGAAGTTTATGTGGGCATTAAAGAATTCCATCGGCAACCATATCATCTTTAACCGCTACACATCCATGCATACCTTGGTTGATAGTGTCAGAGATCAAGAGCTTCATCAGGTTGACTTTCTcaagaaaagaaaaaaggaaGAGGAATTTTCCTATCGTCGACATGGATTTCAGAAAAATGGTGGGTCTTCAGGTGGATTCAAACCAAATGATCAGAGGTATAATACTCGGAATTTCAGCAAAAGAATGGAAATCAAGGAAATGAGCAAAAGAGGTCTTTCAACCAAACTGGAAATAAGGAAGTATCTAAGTGTGAGCATTATGGAAAGATGCATGAAGGAAGCACTTGCTATTGGGCTACTAGAGCATGCTTCAATTATGGAAAGAAGGGTCACACTATTCAAGACTGTCAGATGCCACCAAAGAATCCTTGGGATCGTAGAGATCAGGGAGAGAAAAACAACCAGAAGACTTCCGGTCGTGTGTTTTCCATCACTGCAAAAGATGCTGCAAGTACTCCAAGTACCATTTCAGGATCACTTTTTGTCGGTAATGGAAATGCTATAGTCTTATTTGATACTGGAGCTACACATTCATTTATCTCTACATCTTATGTTAAACACTTAGACATTGCATCCACTGCACTTATATCGGATTTTTTTGTTGGCACTCCTATAGGTGTAACTATACTTGTGAATTCTCAATATCTTGATTGTGTAGTTAGAGTAGACGATAGAGAACTATTTGTTGATCTCTTACCTATTCAGATGAGGGACTTTGATATCATACTGGGGATGGATTGACTGGAGCGACACAAAGCTATAATTGATTGTCCAGGAAAAAGAATAATTTTTGGGGACTCCAATTCGCTTGAGTTCGTGTTTCAGGGTTCTAAGCCTAGTGGTTGTGGAAAATTCATTTCGGCCATCAAGGCTAAGAAGATGATTGCTCATGGATGTGAAGGATTTTTAGCGTATGTGATTGACATGTCCAAGGTGCAGCCAGAATTAGAAGATGTTCTTGTTGTTCGTGAGTTTTCAGATGTATTTCCCGAAGATTTGGAGGGTCTTCTGCCCGAAAGAGAGATAGAATTTTCTATCGATTTGTTACCAGATGCACAACCTATTTCcaaggcaccttatagaatggctCCGTTAGAGGTACAAGAGCTGAAAGAACAGCTGGAGGAGTTACTCGATAAGGGTTTTATTATACCCAGTTTTTCGCCTTGGGGAGCACCAGTTCTATTTGtgaataagaaggatggttcgaTGAGACTCTGTAttgattatcgagagttgaaccgAATCACGGTGAAGAATAGATATCCATTACCGAggatcgatgacttatttgatcagcttcaaggagcaaaatatttttcaaagattgatctaCGGTCAGGTTACCATCAACTAAGAGTGAAGGCAAGTGATATTCCGAAGATATCATTCAGGACTCGTTATAGACACGACGAGTTTCTTGTTATGTCTTTTGGATTGAAAAATGCACCTGCAGTTTTCATGGACctaatgaacagggtattcaaggattttcaggaaaagtttctgattgtgtttattgatgatatattgGTGTATTCAAAGTCAGTGGAGGTTCATGAGGAGCATCTTCGAGTTGTGTTGGAAATACTAGGGAATAACAAATTGTATGCAAAATACAAGAAGTGTGAATTTTGTCTTGATCAAGTTGCATTTTTGGGACATATTGTATCAGTAGATAGAATCAAGGTGGATCCAGCCAAGGTTGAGGCTATTACCAATTGGCCAAGATCTAGCACTGCGACAGAAGTGAGGAGTTTCTTGGGACTCGCGGGCTACTATCACCAATTTGTAGAAGGCTTTTCGACAATTGCGATGCCATTGACACAGTTGACTCGAAAAAGCAACAAGTTCATATGGACCGATGAGTGTGAGActagttttcaggaattgaagaagaGACTTGTGACATCACCAGTATTGACACTACTATCAGGATTGGGAAGCTATGtgatttatagcgatgcttcaaAGAAGGGACTTGGCTATGTCTTGATGCAACATGGAAATGTGATTGCCTACGCTTCAAGATACTTAAAGCCTCACGAGGTGAATTATCCGACACATGACTTAGAGCTTGCAGCCGTCAtttttgcattgaagatatggagacaCCATTTGTATGGTGATAAGTGTGAGATATTTActgaccacaagagtttgaagtacatattcacgtagaaagagcttaatatgaggcaaagacAATAGATTGAATTATTGAAAGACTATGATGTGAGCATTCAGTATCATCCCCGAAAGGCTAATAAGGTTGCAAATGCTTTAAGCAGAAAGGATTTTGAGAATTTAGCCGCGTTGGTGACACAACAACCTCCTCTTTAACGTGAGATTGAGAAATTTGTTTTGGAGTTTTATCATCGGGATACAGTTGGTATGGTAGCAAGTTTGCATGTCGAACCTAGTCTTATCACTAGGATTAAGGCAGCTCATGATGGAGATGGAGAATTATGGTCTTTTGTCCAGAATATTGATCCTGAAAAGCAACCAGGATTTCATTTTGATGATCATGGCATTCCATCGATGTATAATCGTCTATGTGTTCCTGCTAACAAGGACCTTAGGGAGGAATTGATGGAAGAGGCTCATAGATCACCGTTTTCTATTCATCCAGATGAGACAAAGATGTATCGAGATTTAAAGGAACACTTTTGGTGGAGTGGCATGAAACGAGATATTGTCGATTTTGTTTCGAAGTGTTTGACTTGTCAACAGGTAAAGATTGAGCACCAGAGGtcaagtggattattacaaccattgGAGTTACCTACTTGGAAGTGGGAGAATATTTGCATGGATTTTATCATAGGACTGCCTAAGACTTTTAAGAAACATGATGtgatatgggtgattatagatAGACTCACTAAATCTGCTCACTTTTTGGCAATCCATGAGAACATGAACTTGGAGAGCTTAGCGCTATTATACAGGAATGAGATTGTTAGACTACACGGGATTCCAGTTTCGATCGTGTCCGACGGAGATCCCAGATTCACTTCAAGATTTTGGAAAGGATTTCAAAAGGTATGGGGCACCAAGTTGAACTATAGCACAACTTTTCATCCACAATCGGATGGGCAGTCAGAGAGGATAATTCAGACCTTGGAGGACTTGTTGTGAGCATGTGCATTAGAGTGGTATGGAAATTTGGATGACTATTTGCCTTTGGTTgaatttgcttataataacagttggCAGAGCAGCATTGGAATGGCTTCTTTTGAGGCACTCTATGGGCGCAAGTGCAGACCACCTATTTGTTGgaatgaagtaggagagaagCTTTTAGAGGGTTCCGGTCTAGTCCAAGTCACTACAGATAAGGTAGCAGTTGCTCGAGAAAGACTTGAACAAGCTCGATCTAGACAGAAGAGTTATGCTGATAAGGGTAGACGAGAATATGAATTTAAAGCAGGAGACAAGGTCTTCCTTAAGGTATCTCCTCAAAGAGGCATTCAGCGATtcggtcagaagggtaaactaaGTCCGAGGTATATaggaccttttgagattcgtGAGAGGGTTGGAGCTGTGGCATATAGAGTCGCTTTACTACCACAATTGTCATGGgtgcacaatgtgtttcatgcaTCAGTTCTGAGGAAGTATGTATATCATCCTAATCATGTTGTTCAGTATCCCTTAGATGTATTTCGTGAAGATTTATCTTGTGAAGAAGAAGCTGAAGCTATATTGGCGAGGGAGGGGAGAGTGTTGCGCAAGAACACGATCTCTTTTATTAAAGTTTTATGAAAAAATCATGATGTTCGAGAAGCTACTTGGGAAACTGAGGATTCAGTTCGCGCAAGATATCCGTACCACTTCGAATCAGATACTTCACTAGAATTTTGaggataaaattattttaaggagggaagaataTAATACCCCATATTTTATTTGTTACATTGTTAGTGTAATAAACTAGTAAatatatgattaattatttttagaattcaAAATTATGGAGAATGTTTTATTTAGATAATTGGTTGTTTATAATTTGAATTTGTAAGCTATCTTTTTGTTGTTTAAAATTTGAAGTCAAACTACGAAGTACGTGATAAGATATTTTTAAACAGCTAATGGGGAGATGATGTGGAAAAATGTGGAGAAAATTATGGACAACAGTTTCATAATTTGTTAGACCTGTTTATCATATAAACAGAGTCACCCTGTTAGTGCTATCACACAAAATTTATCTCAGAGCGACAGCTGAAAACCAACAGAAATGAAAACTATTATTAGTAGAATTATATAACTTACTAGCAAGAGAAGAGGTGGTGCATAGGAAAGAAAGTTTTGGCGTACAACTCCGACAAGGTCAGAAAAGAACTAACTGGTTGGAGTGTCACGGTTAAGTACTGGGTTGTCAAAGAtttagagaaggagaaagagattcACAAGGAAGCATTTAGAGGAGGAGAAAGAGTTTCACAAGGAAGCTAGGTTAAGCCTTACCAAAAGTTTCAAAGAAGTGTACACCTTGTGGAGGTTTAGTTAAAAATTTAATCACCACATAATTTAATGACTATTATTTATGTTGTATACTAATATTAGTCATTTTTATTTTCAGGTTTATAATTATTTGTACACattttttttacataattatatcaGGCTTTAAATTCAGGtaagttttatcaaattattatattatttgtttatgtgtttatatattgtgttaggttattgtttaatgcatgtttaattgatttaattaattaattgttatTTGTACTGGCTACAAGATGTTTAATTAGTAGTAATCTACTTAGTCATGTTCCgtgttgtttttgtttttaatttttatgtcaTAAAGTTGGTTTAAGAAATTATATGATTCTTAGGTTTTTACATTTTATTAATTGGGTGATATGGTATATTTTAATATTGTTAGTGTCTGGCTAGTTTTTCTAATTATTATTCACTAGTTATGTGTGTGAGTTTTTTACAATAATCACTACAACATTTTTGCAATCATACAACTGTTTTTTTTCGTTGTCTGACAGGTAGAAtttccgttgtctatccaacactcgtgtgatcgAAGGTTGGACAACGGTTGTTAATACAGTTGTAATAAGGGAGATTCAACAACGTTTTTCAATACTGGTTACAATCAATAAGGCACAACAGTTACTCTTTATTAACCATTGTTGGAACTTTATTAAAACAACTGTTTCTTTAttcaactgttgtctacctaacttaacaacaatggttttgtAGAAAAACCATTGTTGTTACCTTATTTAATATTATCATAAACAACAGTTTATAAACTTCTTTTctgaatatttttttaaaagacaatagtgaaaataatttaaactgttgcaaagaatatcaaaagacaacagtttttttaaaaaaaatatgtggagtgagacatacaacggtttttattattttttaagtGACTTTCACACAATTGTTTATaaaattaatctcattatttaaaataaaccaattttaaaataaaattatataatgataattcaattgttatttcacaattgaaattaaatttacaatacaaaggttctctacaagaattacaaGTATAACAAAGTTTCATTAAAATTCACCAACAAGTTGGTAGTTACCAGTAAAATTCACTTTCATGCCAATTAGGTCCAGTTCTTTAAAATGCATTAAACTGGCTCCATAATAAGCTTCATCAATAAATAGAATGTTACTAACTTCAGAAGCAGCTTTCCACTTCTCGTTATATAAAACTGATTTATATGGGGCTCTGTCACCTTGGCTAGTCCTTAGCTATTGCCCACCTTTGATTCTACCAGCTCTCTTAGCAGGGGGAAACTTTAAGTCTTGACCATTACTTCCAATCTCTAACCATCTGAATATTTCAATTCAGATGCTTTATAACCATTGTATAGCTGCAATGCTGAACTCtgcaaataataaataaaaaacatAAAGTTGTGTAACAAATCATGTAAATATATAATAAGGATGAATTGATAATCTACGAGTCTAAGAACGTGTTCAATACAAAATGAAGATTACAGAATGGATCAGTGCTTATTAAATAGAGACGCAATTCAAATAAATGCAATCCAAGTTGAGAATCTTACCTACAAGGTGATTTACTAAGGAACCATTTGGCATGTATTCGTAGACTAAGATTTTTTGTTGGCCATCAGCACAATATCCCAAAAGATTGACAAGGTTTGGATGGTGAACAATACTAAGTGTCAAAATCTCTGCTAGGAACTCTCGATTTCCTTGATATCCATTTATGTCAAGTTGCTTCACTGCGACAATCTGAAGGACACAACCAAAAGCAGAGTTAAGATTGAAAAAAATTGGTGCAAAGATGGAGGAAGAAGAAACAAAATAATTACTTTACTGGTGCGTGTTATCTGTCCTTTGTACACCCTCCCAAACCCTCATTCTCCTAATAGCAGATCAGGATGGAAGTTCTGTGTTCCAGCAGCTGGTGTTCTTCATGGAATCAGTACGCACAATTCTACAGCATATTACAGGAATTACTTAGGTTCCCCAGTCCCTTTTTTAGCAGTGGTTGTGAGCACACACACAACACATGGTTTGACATAAGTATGTGTAAGATGATTACCAACTAAATTGTGCTATTATTCAGAGGAATATAGATTAATATTATATGTGTTCTGCTATGCCTATAACCAAACTTGAATGTCAAAACTAATGGTTAGTGGCAAGCACACAATGCAATAAATTTGATGATTTTGCGGCTGATAAATCACCCATCATTTTCAACATTCACAACACAATCTTGAGCACATTTAAGAACCCACAACAGAAAAAAATAACCAGCATATAATTACAATCAGTGCATGCTCCTTTTATACTATTCATGACTCAAATAtcatttaatataaaaaaaaagaaCCCAACTCGCAGCATGTATCGCAGTTTTTGTTTTAATTCAACACAACTCTAGCAGCACATTTCTGCCATTAAAATAGACCACCCAAGTTTTACCCAGAGAGAGAGAGATCAAATTTAAGACCGACGCAACGAAAATCATATATTTTCAATTCAAAGAAGATAAACATAATGTATCAGAATTTGGAACAAGGAAACACATAATCAAAATATACAAACATACTAAGTTATAAGTTGACAATAGTTTATAATGTTCTTGCAGACTAGCTTACATTAAATCTTGCATCTCTTAGATTATTAGAATTATAACAATTTAACAGGAGCAGTTACAGGCTTTTACCTGACAAGGCCCAAGTTGAGTATACACCAAGAAGTCTGTGGCCAAGATTTCTTCTTGGCCTTCATCAACAAAACTCTAGCCCAAGCAATCCATCCTTCCCATGATATTCTCTTATCCCATGGACTTCCCCACTCTAGCAGAAATGTCAAGCCTTTCTCAGCTTCTTTCTCAGCCTCTTCATATCTGCACCTCCAGTCCTCCACAGCTAACATTTGTAACAAATTAAACTAAATGCAACTAAAAAACTACAATTGCCTAACAAACA
This window contains:
- the LOC141674783 gene encoding uncharacterized protein LOC141674783, yielding MDRSTFMEMLREVQREKNPTANGQDRDGQTMFDRFMKQRPNCFKEAKTPMDAEAWIYHMEKNFIVLEYSEVKKSQFSTYHLEGDANTWWKSMFGQRYFPASIREEYIREYQSIILRDDESVADFQVRFQRLAGYARYVAGSEVDKIVKFMWALKNSIGNHIIFNRYTSMHTLVDSVRDQELHQQKNGNQGNEQKRSFNQTGNKEVSKCEHYGKMHEGSTCYWATRACFNYGKKGHTIQDCQMPPKNPWDRRDQGEKNNQKTSGRVFSITAKDAASTPSTISGSLFVGNGNAIVLFDTGATHSFISTSYVKHLDIASTALISDFFVGTPIGVTILVNSQYLDCVVRVDDRELFVDLLPIQMRDFDIILGMD